The Myroides phaeus DNA segment CTTTTGAGTAATTAGCAGGCTTGTTGTCTTTATCTGCATAGATACGGAATAAAGCAAAGTCTCCTGTATGACGTGGCCAAACCCAGTTGTCAGTATCAGATCCGAATTTACCTACTGATGAAGGTGGTGCACCTACTAAACGAACGTCAGTAAATGTTTCTGTAACAAATAAGATGTATTGGTTTCCTTCATAGAAAGATTTAATCTTATTTTCTTGCCATTTCTCTTTTGGAAAAGAAGCAACAGTTGCACTAATATTTTTGTTTATTTTTTCTCTTTTTACGATTTCAGAGTCCTTGTCTTTGATTCCGGCCATTACTTCTTTCGTTACGTCTTCAATACGTACGATAAAAGTAACCTCTAAATTTTCGTTAGGTAATTCTTGCGCTTGTGATTTTGCCCAGAATCCATTTGCTAAGTAGTCGTTTTCAACAGATGAGTGTGATTGAATTTGACCATATCCACAGTGGTGGTTTGTAAGTAATAAACCTTGTGGAGAAATAACTTCAGATGAACATCCACCATTGAAATGAGGAACAGCATCTTTCATACTTGAGTTGTTCACATCATAAATGTCTTTTACTGACATCTGCATACCAAGGCTTTTCATCTCAGTTTCGTTCATCCCTTCTAATAATGAAGGAATCCACATCCCTCCTTGTTGCGCGTAGATAGGAAGTGCTACCAGAACAACAAGTGCCTTAAATAGATTTTTAATTTTTCGATTCATATGTGTGTGTTAGTTAGAATTGAATTGGTTGGCAAGATACAATTTAAAGTCTAAAAGGTAAAGTGGTTTTGTTATCAGTACGTGGAACGGCGATTTTAAAGGGAGATGAGAGAGGTATAGTGTATTTACGGTGATATGTTGATAGTGTTGTAAGAATTAGTAAAGAACACATTATAATGTAGTTTTAAACGTACCACGTTCGACACATCTACCACTCAAGTCCCACAGAAGTTCGGAAAACAAGCCTTTTTCCCGAAGGTGTCTGGTACTTGTGTGGTATTTGTCTGAAACAAGTATAAAAGAAGTGTGTAATGACAGTACTATTTAACTTATATAGAACTCCTGTTATTATATAGCATACGTTAATTAATGAAAAGATGTTTTCAATGGTAGTAAAAGCGTCGTACTTCTTGAGTTTATTGGTTACTAAAAGATTAGTAAAAATAGAGATGTCAATATTTGGTGTATAGATATGTTAATGCAATAAATAGTGGTGTGTTAAGCTTTTTAAAAATTCATTTATTTCCAATAATAATATTTAACTTGTTGAGGTATAAACTTATAAAAGGTAGATAAAATGAATACTTATAAATTAGGAAATGGCGTGTTAATTCCAAAAGTAGGTTTTGGAACTTGGCAAGCAGCTGAAGGAGAAGAAGCTGTAAATTCTGTAAAAACAGCTTTAGAGTTGGGGTATAGACATATAGATACTGCTTTTTTCTACAAAAATGAGGTTAGTGTTGGTAAAGGGATCAAGGCGTCAGGTGTTGACCGTAAAGAGATTTTTGTAACAACTAAGGTTTGGAATTCTGAGCGTGGTTTTGAAAAAGCATTAGAGGCTTTTGATGTTTCTTTAAAAAACTTAGGTTTAGATTATATAGATATGTTTTTAATTCACTGGCCTGCGAGTGAAAACCAATTTGAAAATTGGAAAGAATTAAATGCTGAAACGTGGAGAGCATTAGAAAAGTTGTATGCAGACGGAAAAGTGCGTGCTATTGGAGTTAGTAATTTCTATGTATCGCATTTATCAGCTTTGTTAGAAACAGCAAAAGTAAAACCAATGGTAAACCAAATTGAATTTCACCCAGGGATGACACAAAATGAAGTGGTTGATTTTTGTGTAAAAAACGATATCTTAATTGAAGCTTGGAGTCCACTTGGTCGTGGAAATGTGTTAGACAATGAAGTATTAGTTGCATTAGCTGCTAAATATAAAGTATCAGTGCCTCAATTATGTATTCGTTGGATTGTACAAAAAGGACATTTGCCATTGCCTAAATCTGTAACACCTGAGCGTATTAAAGCAAATCTTGATATTTATGATTTTGAAATTAGTCAAGAAGATATTGCGGCGATAGATAATTTGCCTTATATTGGTGGCTCGGGATTACATCCTGATAAAGTTGACTTTTAAGTATCATATACTTTCAATGAGTAATTATTAATTCATATATCAAAAAAGGTAAATAAACATTGTGTTCATTTACCTTTTTGTTTTTTATGAAATATGCTTCATTATTTTTTTAGTGGCTTCTTTATTCTTTAAAATAAAGTGGCTACTGATAGCACCTAACTTTTCTTTTGTAGTAGTATCTGTCAGTAATTTGTCAAAAGTATCGTTTAATTCCTCTTGGTTGTTTACTACTAAGCAACTTCCTAATGCTACAAGGTCTTTTGCTTCTTGAAACTTCTTGTATTTTGGACCAATGACAACTGGAACGCCAAAAGTAGCTGCTTCTAATATATTGTGTATTCCTGCTCCAAACCCTCCTCCGATATAAGCAATATCAGCATAACTGTAAGCTTTTGTCAATAAACTGTAAGCGTCAATTATATATACATTGTATTCACTTAGGTTTTTACCTTGGTGCTGGCTGTGTAATATAGTTGGTTTTTTTAGGCTGTTTTGCAATTGAGCTATTTGTTCCGTTTTAATGTTGTGAGGAGCAAAGACAAAACGCAATGACGAGTCTGTGTTATTATTGATATACGTAGTAATGAATTTTTCGTCTTCAGGCCACGAACTACCAATTACAATAGTCTTGGTTTGTTTGTTGTTGGTAAACTCATCTAAGAAGTCAAGTTTATTGTTGTTTTCTAATATTTGAGACACACGATCAAAACGGGTATCTCCTACAACTTCAACCTGTGTAAAGTTCAGTTGGTTTAAAAGTTGTTTTGATATGTCGTTTTGCACGAAGAAATAAGTGAAAGCTTGCAATGCTTTGCGATAAAACCCACCATACCATTTAAAGAATACTTGGTTTGAACGTAGAATTCCGGATACTAAATAAGTAGGGATATTTTTTTTGCGTAGTTGGTTTAGGTAGTTTGGCCAATATTCGTATTTAACGAAAAAGGCTTTTTCAGGGTGAACTTGCTTTAAAAATTGCTGCGCATTAGTTAATGTGTCCATTGGTAGATACAATGTGGCATCGGCAATTGAATTGTTCTTTTTAACTTCATATCCAGAAGGGGAGAAGAAAGTAAGTACTATTTTATGGGTTGGAAATTTACTTTTTAGTTGTTCCATTAATGGTAATCCTTGTTCGTACTCTCCTAATGAAGCAACGTGAACCCAAAACACTTTATCAGAGGGTTTGATTTTTTCTTCTAAAATTGTGAAAGACTCTTTTCTACCCTGTACAAAAAAGTTGATTTTTTTATTAAAAAGGGCTATAATCTGAAGAAAGAATATTGAAACGTAAGTCAGTATATTGTATAGAAAAAACATATGAAAATCTTTATAAAGCGAAATTACGTTTCTTTTGAGAAAGATTGAGCTTTGACGTTAAGAATTTATTATTTTTGTAAGGATAATGAATATCGAAATATATAGTTGTTTTTGCAGTTAATTTTTTGATTATCAGTAAAGATGGCTTTAAGATACTAAAGACAATTAGGATGAAAAAAATTCAAATGGTTGACTTGAAAAGTCAATATGAAGGGATTAAAGAACAAGTGAATCAATCGATTCAAGAGATTTTAGAATCTTCAGCTTATATTAATGGACCTCAAGTTCATTCTTTTCAAGCAAGTTTAGAAGAGTACACAGGGTCAAAACACGTTATTCCTTGTGCTAATGGAACTGATGCGTTACAAATTGCAATGATGGGACTTGGTTTAAAACCAGGTGATGAGGTAATCACTGCAGACTTTACGTTTGCTGCAACTGTTGAGGTTATTGGTTTGTTACAATTAACTCCTGTTTTAGTTGATGTATGTCCAGAGACTTTTAATATCTCTATTGACGCACTTAAAAAAGCAATTACTCCTAAAACTAAAGCGATTGTACCTGTTCACTTATTTGGACAAGCAGCAAATATGGAAGCGATTATGGAGATTGCAAAAGAGCATAATTTGTTCGTAATCGAAGATAATGCGCAAGGTATTGGTGCTAACTATGCTTTCGCTGATGGTAAAAAAGCTAAAACGGGTGCAATTGGACACGTTGCTGCTACTTCTTTCTTCCCATCTAAAAACTTAGGTTGTTATGGAGATGGTGGTGCTATTTTTACTAATGATGACGAATTAGCTCACGTTATTAGAGGAATTGTTAACCACGGTATGTACGAACGTTACCACCACGATGTAATTGGAGTTAATTCTCGTTTAGATAGTATTCAAGCTGCTGTTTTAAATGCTAAATTACCTAATTTGGATACTTATAACAATGCACGTCGTGCTGCTGCAAAAGCATATTCTACTGCTTTAGCGAATCATCCAAATATCGTTACTCCTAAAATTGAAGGAGAAGAGGATAGTCACGTATTCCACCAATACACATTGCGTATTGTGAATGCTGATAGAAATGGATTAATGGCTCACTTACAGTCTAAAGATATTCCTTGTGCAATCTATTACCCAATTCCATTGCACAAACAAAAAGCTTATTTAGATCCGCGTTATAAAGAAGAAGATTTCCCTGTAACTAATCAATTAGTACAAGAAGTATTATCTCTTCCAATGCACTCTGAATTAGAGGCTGAGCAAATCAAGTTTATTACAGACGAAATTTTAGCTTTCTTAGGATAGTTTTATTTCCGTTTAGATATAAAAAAAGCAGACTTATAAAGTCTGCTTTTTTTATGTTTATTTTTTAGGGTATGTCGTTTGATTAATTATCAAGGATGCGACAGCACAAGCCATTAACGAGATTGCAACAATATTCATTGAACCATCGTTGAGGCTGTTTAGCAGCAAAGAGGTTATAAAAGTAAACGCTAATTGTGATGCACCAAATAAGGCAGAGGCTGTTCCTGATTCTTCTTTAAATGGCGCTAATGCTAATGTTGTACTTGTTGGGAATAACATTCCAAGGGGCAGTACAAAAAA contains these protein-coding regions:
- a CDS encoding DegT/DnrJ/EryC1/StrS family aminotransferase, which produces MKKIQMVDLKSQYEGIKEQVNQSIQEILESSAYINGPQVHSFQASLEEYTGSKHVIPCANGTDALQIAMMGLGLKPGDEVITADFTFAATVEVIGLLQLTPVLVDVCPETFNISIDALKKAITPKTKAIVPVHLFGQAANMEAIMEIAKEHNLFVIEDNAQGIGANYAFADGKKAKTGAIGHVAATSFFPSKNLGCYGDGGAIFTNDDELAHVIRGIVNHGMYERYHHDVIGVNSRLDSIQAAVLNAKLPNLDTYNNARRAAAKAYSTALANHPNIVTPKIEGEEDSHVFHQYTLRIVNADRNGLMAHLQSKDIPCAIYYPIPLHKQKAYLDPRYKEEDFPVTNQLVQEVLSLPMHSELEAEQIKFITDEILAFLG
- a CDS encoding 3-deoxy-D-manno-octulosonic acid transferase, which codes for MFFLYNILTYVSIFFLQIIALFNKKINFFVQGRKESFTILEEKIKPSDKVFWVHVASLGEYEQGLPLMEQLKSKFPTHKIVLTFFSPSGYEVKKNNSIADATLYLPMDTLTNAQQFLKQVHPEKAFFVKYEYWPNYLNQLRKKNIPTYLVSGILRSNQVFFKWYGGFYRKALQAFTYFFVQNDISKQLLNQLNFTQVEVVGDTRFDRVSQILENNNKLDFLDEFTNNKQTKTIVIGSSWPEDEKFITTYINNNTDSSLRFVFAPHNIKTEQIAQLQNSLKKPTILHSQHQGKNLSEYNVYIIDAYSLLTKAYSYADIAYIGGGFGAGIHNILEAATFGVPVVIGPKYKKFQEAKDLVALGSCLVVNNQEELNDTFDKLLTDTTTKEKLGAISSHFILKNKEATKKIMKHIS
- a CDS encoding aldo/keto reductase, with translation MNTYKLGNGVLIPKVGFGTWQAAEGEEAVNSVKTALELGYRHIDTAFFYKNEVSVGKGIKASGVDRKEIFVTTKVWNSERGFEKALEAFDVSLKNLGLDYIDMFLIHWPASENQFENWKELNAETWRALEKLYADGKVRAIGVSNFYVSHLSALLETAKVKPMVNQIEFHPGMTQNEVVDFCVKNDILIEAWSPLGRGNVLDNEVLVALAAKYKVSVPQLCIRWIVQKGHLPLPKSVTPERIKANLDIYDFEISQEDIAAIDNLPYIGGSGLHPDKVDF